The genome window GGTAGACGATCCTCTCGTTCCTCGTCCCCATCCTCTAGTCACCGGTCTCCTGATCCCATTTCAGTCGGATTGTGAACCTATAAACTGTGCAGGAGCGAATGGATAGGTATGCACCACATCGACGTCCGCATCGAGAGGGATGTCTACGATGCCAACCGGCGGATCGCCGGGGAGAACGCGCGGCACCTGCGGGAACACGGCGTCCGCGCCTTCGACCTCCTCGGCGCGATCGGCTCGGGCAAGACTGCCCTCATCGAGAGGCTGGTCCCGCTCCTGCGGGAGAGGGGTTTCAGGCCCGGGGCCATCGCGGGAGACGTCTACGGCGACGACGACTACAGGAGGATCAAGGCGCTCGGCATCCCGGTCGTCAACGCGAACACCGGGAAGGAGTGCCACCTCGACGCGCACCTCGTGGGCCACGCCCTCGAGGAGCTCGACCTCGACGCAATCGACATCCTCTTCATCGAGAACGTCGGCAACATGGTCTGCCCGACCGACTTCCCGCTCGGCGCGGAGAAGAGGGTCGTCATCGTGAGCGCGACGGAGGGCGACGATGTCGTGAACAAGCACCCCATGATGTTCCGGGAGTGCGCAATCGGCGTGATCAACAAGGTGGACCTCGCGCCCCTCGTGGGCGCGGACCTCGAGCGGATGGAGAGGGACATGGCCCGGTACCACCCCGGGATGAAGGTCTTCCGGACGAACCTCCGGAAAGGGGAAGGGGTCGTCCCGCTCCTCGACGCCCTCCTCGCGTGAGCGGGCATGTTTAAGAGGGC of Methanolinea sp. contains these proteins:
- the hypB gene encoding hydrogenase nickel incorporation protein HypB gives rise to the protein MHHIDVRIERDVYDANRRIAGENARHLREHGVRAFDLLGAIGSGKTALIERLVPLLRERGFRPGAIAGDVYGDDDYRRIKALGIPVVNANTGKECHLDAHLVGHALEELDLDAIDILFIENVGNMVCPTDFPLGAEKRVVIVSATEGDDVVNKHPMMFRECAIGVINKVDLAPLVGADLERMERDMARYHPGMKVFRTNLRKGEGVVPLLDALLA